One Rhizobium sp. NRK18 genomic window carries:
- the cydX gene encoding cytochrome bd-I oxidase subunit CydX produces the protein MWYFAWILGLPLAALFAVLNAIWLELQDDRRFIESGDEKERG, from the coding sequence ATGTGGTATTTCGCATGGATCCTCGGCCTGCCGCTGGCCGCCCTCTTCGCGGTCCTCAACGCCATCTGGCTGGAGCTTCAGGACGACCGCCGCTTCATCGAATCCGGTGACGAGAAAGAGCGCGGCTGA
- the cydB gene encoding cytochrome d ubiquinol oxidase subunit II, translating into MILFELIGFDVLRVIWWLLLGVLLTGFALTDGFDMGVGALIPFVGKTDTERRVAINTIGPVWEGNQVWFILGGGAIFAAWPPLYAVSFSGFYLAMFAILAALILRPVGFKYRSKRDSATWRNGWDWALFIGGAVPALIFGVAMGNVLQGVPFRFNDDLMIFYDGTFFGLLNPFALLAGVVSLSMIVMHGAAWLNLKTEGTVQARARRYGSIAALVMMAAYALAGIWLAAGIQAYAFSVPPVANGPSNPLLSEVVRQGSWMAAYSARPWIIVSPILGFAGAFLAFLGLRAGREVSTLLFSKLAIIGVISSVGLTMFPFILPSSIAPNSSLTVWDASSSHQTLFVMLVAAVIFVPIILAYTAWVYKVLWGKVTEKSVTEASDVVY; encoded by the coding sequence ATGATTCTCTTCGAACTGATTGGATTCGATGTCCTGCGCGTCATCTGGTGGCTGCTGCTCGGCGTCCTGCTGACAGGCTTCGCCCTGACCGACGGTTTCGACATGGGCGTCGGCGCGCTCATTCCTTTCGTCGGGAAGACCGACACGGAACGGCGCGTCGCCATCAACACCATCGGCCCCGTCTGGGAAGGCAACCAGGTCTGGTTTATTCTCGGCGGCGGCGCCATCTTCGCTGCCTGGCCGCCGCTCTATGCGGTCAGCTTCTCCGGCTTTTACCTGGCCATGTTCGCCATCCTAGCCGCCCTGATCCTGCGGCCGGTCGGCTTCAAGTACCGCTCCAAGCGCGACAGCGCCACCTGGCGCAACGGCTGGGACTGGGCGCTCTTCATCGGCGGTGCGGTGCCGGCGCTGATCTTCGGCGTCGCCATGGGCAATGTGCTGCAGGGCGTGCCGTTCCGCTTCAACGACGATCTGATGATCTTCTACGACGGAACCTTCTTCGGCCTCCTGAACCCCTTCGCCCTTCTGGCCGGCGTGGTCTCGCTGTCGATGATCGTCATGCACGGCGCGGCATGGCTGAACCTGAAGACGGAGGGCACGGTGCAAGCCCGGGCACGCCGCTACGGCTCGATCGCCGCCCTTGTTATGATGGCGGCCTATGCCTTGGCCGGCATCTGGCTGGCGGCAGGCATCCAGGCCTATGCCTTCTCAGTTCCGCCTGTCGCCAACGGTCCGTCCAACCCGCTCCTGAGCGAGGTCGTCCGTCAGGGCTCGTGGATGGCGGCCTATTCGGCCCGCCCATGGATCATCGTCTCGCCGATCCTCGGCTTTGCCGGTGCCTTCCTGGCCTTCCTCGGCCTGCGGGCCGGCCGCGAGGTCTCGACGCTGCTGTTTTCGAAGCTTGCGATCATCGGCGTCATCTCGTCGGTGGGGCTGACCATGTTCCCCTTCATCCTGCCCTCGTCGATCGCGCCCAATTCGTCGCTCACCGTCTGGGACGCCTCCTCGTCGCACCAGACCCTGTTCGTCATGCTGGTCGCCGCCGTGATCTTCGTGCCGATCATCCTTGCCTACACAGCATGGGTCTACAAGGTCCTGTGGGGCAAGGTGACCGAGAAGAGCGTCACCGAAGCCAGCGACGTCGTCTATTGA
- a CDS encoding cytochrome ubiquinol oxidase subunit I: protein MAIDIVELSRLQFAMTALYHFLFVPLTLGLSIIVAIMETVYVMTDRPVWRQMTKFWGTLFGINFVLGVATGITMEFQFGMNWSYYSHYVGDIFGAPLAVEGLMAFFLEATFVGLFFFGWDRLSKRAHMIVAWLVAIGSNFSALWILIANGWMQNPVGAAFNPMTMRMEMTSFFDVVFNPVAQAKFVHTVSAGYVTASVFVLGVSAWYMLKGRHIELARRSIAVAASFGLASAFSVVLLGDESGYSVTHDQKMKLAAIEGMWETQPAPASFTLFGFPDQEARETHYAIHIPYAMGLIGTRSLTEEIPGIDKLEKVAEERIRSGIVAYDALLTIRGNKGNVSDEVRKTFEDHSRDLGFALLLKRYVDDPRQASEEQIVKAANDTIPTVWPLFWAFRIMVALGFSFIAILGWFFYQASFKRMRFSRPALWFAVAIIPTPWIAAELGWFVAEFGRQPWTVDGVLPTALSASQLSVTDLLITLVGFAAFYSVLFVIEMGLMLKYIRKGPYIDVSETDQWMNKHRNRLSAGNHELQPAE from the coding sequence ATGGCTATCGACATAGTCGAGCTGTCACGACTGCAATTTGCAATGACGGCACTTTATCATTTTCTCTTTGTCCCTTTGACACTCGGACTGTCCATCATCGTCGCCATCATGGAAACGGTCTATGTGATGACCGACCGGCCGGTCTGGCGCCAGATGACCAAATTCTGGGGAACGCTGTTCGGCATCAATTTCGTGCTCGGCGTTGCCACCGGCATCACCATGGAATTCCAGTTCGGCATGAACTGGAGCTATTACAGCCATTATGTCGGCGACATCTTCGGCGCACCGCTGGCCGTCGAGGGCCTGATGGCCTTCTTCCTCGAGGCGACATTCGTCGGCCTCTTCTTCTTCGGCTGGGATCGCCTGTCCAAGCGCGCGCACATGATCGTCGCGTGGCTGGTGGCGATCGGCTCCAACTTCTCCGCGCTCTGGATCCTGATCGCCAATGGCTGGATGCAGAACCCGGTCGGCGCGGCTTTCAACCCGATGACAATGCGCATGGAAATGACTTCGTTCTTCGACGTCGTCTTCAACCCCGTCGCCCAGGCGAAGTTCGTGCATACGGTGTCCGCCGGCTACGTGACGGCATCGGTCTTCGTGCTCGGCGTTTCGGCCTGGTACATGCTGAAGGGCCGGCATATCGAGCTTGCCCGCCGCTCGATCGCGGTCGCGGCCAGCTTCGGCCTCGCCTCGGCGTTTTCGGTCGTCCTGCTGGGGGACGAATCCGGCTATTCGGTCACCCATGACCAGAAGATGAAGCTCGCCGCCATTGAGGGCATGTGGGAAACCCAGCCCGCGCCGGCCTCCTTCACCCTGTTCGGCTTCCCCGATCAGGAGGCCCGTGAAACGCACTACGCCATCCACATTCCCTATGCCATGGGCCTGATCGGCACCCGGTCGCTGACCGAGGAAATCCCCGGCATCGACAAGCTGGAAAAGGTCGCCGAAGAGCGCATCCGCTCCGGCATCGTCGCCTATGATGCGCTGCTGACCATTCGTGGCAACAAGGGCAATGTCAGCGACGAGGTCCGCAAGACCTTCGAGGATCACTCCCGCGATCTCGGCTTCGCTCTGCTCCTGAAGCGCTATGTCGACGACCCGCGCCAGGCGAGCGAGGAGCAGATCGTCAAGGCGGCCAACGACACCATTCCGACCGTCTGGCCGCTGTTCTGGGCGTTCCGCATCATGGTCGCACTCGGCTTCTCCTTCATCGCCATCCTCGGCTGGTTCTTCTACCAGGCGTCGTTCAAGCGTATGCGCTTCTCGCGCCCGGCGCTCTGGTTTGCCGTCGCGATCATTCCGACGCCGTGGATTGCCGCCGAGCTCGGCTGGTTCGTGGCCGAGTTCGGCCGCCAGCCCTGGACGGTTGACGGCGTGTTGCCGACGGCGCTGTCGGCCTCGCAGCTCAGCGTCACCGATCTCCTGATCACGCTGGTGGGTTTCGCCGCCTTCTACTCGGTGCTGTTCGTCATCGAGATGGGGCTGATGCTCAAATACATCCGCAAGGGTCCGTACATCGACGTGTCGGAAACCGACCAGTGGATGAACAAACACCGCAATCGCCTGAGCGCAGGCAACCACGAACTGCAACCCGCGGAGTAA
- the cydC gene encoding thiol reductant ABC exporter subunit CydC yields MRALFNVFRRVWRGHVGSLLLGVLLSVTVTAASMALLGLSGWFITAAGIAGGAGAGLVFDVFRPSAGVRMLAFGRAAARYGERLTTHDATLRGLARLRVQVLAAMLRRPALALSRLRGSERLNRLTIDIDALDGLALRLVIPFTAAAVTFVVAYLLLAWLTTPLIAGWQIGGFIVGIAVAAVTMVRKARRPSRLGQRAMQALRMRVIDMMRAQPELAVAGRLDDWRLSVMDAQDRLQAAGDAVDRAEHRSAFLITGFATIAAGGSLLLGAVAALNGTLDAAHAALGFFAALALAEIAAPLARGIGELGRMTDAARRIEAEFAAAALTSAADSKSAHAALSPASPVLSFQDVSVSQAGRPLFEALSFEVKAGDILALTGPSGSGKTTLLNLARGLLSADKGHILLAGKPILDFSEDDLSQRVGYLPQRAALVGGSIGDNLRLARPDASDEDMMAALHVAALDTVIAEKGGLDFRLGEGGSGLSGGEKRRLALARMVIRRPGLLLLDEPTEGLDGPTAQAVLERLKAAFPEAAIVVAAHRAAERDWAHRSILLS; encoded by the coding sequence ATGAGAGCGCTTTTCAACGTCTTCCGGCGCGTCTGGCGCGGTCACGTCGGCTCGCTTCTGCTTGGCGTCCTGCTGTCGGTGACGGTGACGGCCGCCAGCATGGCGCTCCTCGGGCTCTCCGGCTGGTTCATCACCGCCGCCGGGATTGCCGGCGGGGCAGGGGCGGGCCTCGTCTTCGATGTCTTCCGTCCGAGCGCCGGCGTGCGCATGCTGGCCTTCGGCCGGGCCGCCGCCCGCTATGGCGAGCGACTGACCACCCACGATGCGACCCTGCGCGGCCTCGCCCGTCTACGGGTACAGGTGCTGGCCGCCATGCTGCGCCGCCCGGCGCTCGCTCTCTCCAGGCTGCGGGGCTCGGAACGGCTGAACCGCCTGACGATCGATATCGACGCCTTGGACGGTCTTGCCCTGCGGCTGGTCATTCCCTTCACCGCGGCCGCCGTCACCTTTGTCGTCGCCTATCTCCTGCTGGCATGGCTGACGACGCCGCTGATCGCCGGCTGGCAGATCGGCGGCTTCATCGTCGGCATTGCCGTCGCAGCGGTCACGATGGTGAGGAAGGCCCGCAGGCCGTCACGCCTTGGTCAGAGGGCGATGCAGGCGCTGCGCATGCGCGTCATCGACATGATGCGGGCCCAGCCGGAGTTGGCGGTCGCCGGACGGCTCGACGATTGGCGCCTGTCGGTCATGGACGCGCAGGACAGACTGCAGGCGGCCGGCGACGCGGTCGACCGCGCCGAACATCGCTCGGCCTTCCTCATTACCGGCTTTGCGACAATTGCCGCCGGCGGTTCGCTTCTTCTCGGCGCTGTTGCGGCCTTGAACGGCACGCTGGATGCCGCCCATGCCGCTCTCGGCTTCTTCGCGGCCCTCGCGCTTGCCGAGATCGCCGCACCGCTCGCCCGCGGCATCGGCGAGCTGGGCCGGATGACGGATGCGGCGCGCCGGATCGAGGCCGAATTCGCTGCGGCAGCGCTAACCTCCGCCGCCGATAGCAAATCGGCGCACGCGGCTCTTTCACCTGCTTCTCCCGTTCTGAGCTTCCAGGACGTCTCCGTCTCGCAGGCCGGGCGGCCGCTGTTTGAAGCCCTTTCCTTCGAGGTCAAGGCGGGCGACATCCTGGCGCTCACCGGCCCCAGTGGTTCCGGCAAGACGACGCTCCTCAATCTGGCGCGCGGTCTGCTGTCCGCCGACAAGGGCCATATCCTGCTGGCCGGCAAGCCGATCCTCGACTTTTCCGAGGACGATCTGTCGCAGCGTGTCGGCTACCTGCCACAACGTGCCGCATTGGTCGGCGGCAGCATCGGCGATAACCTCCGCCTCGCTCGTCCCGATGCCTCTGACGAGGACATGATGGCCGCGCTGCATGTCGCCGCACTCGATACGGTGATTGCGGAAAAGGGTGGCCTGGACTTCCGCCTCGGCGAAGGCGGCAGCGGTCTGTCGGGTGGTGAGAAGCGTCGTCTGGCGCTGGCCCGCATGGTGATCCGGCGGCCCGGTCTCCTGCTTCTCGACGAGCCGACCGAAGGTCTCGACGGTCCCACGGCGCAAGCCGTCCTGGAGCGGCTGAAGGCCGCCTTTCCCGAGGCCGCGATCGTCGTCGCCGCCCATCGGGCCGCCGAAAGGGACTGGGCGCACCGCTCGATATTACTCTCCTGA
- the cydD gene encoding thiol reductant ABC exporter subunit CydD — translation MPRHSSDDPARRALDALEKKSRRPILAAAALASAASLLWIVQAYVAADLIGALVAGTATVEKAVFAAGLFVGFGLLRHGGQAHAARRAFRAAQMVVADERRRIVERESLVSPLASNRQSSAALATLVGNKLELLILWMARYRVAAIKVAVVPLVILAAALFWSWAAALILLMSGPLIPLFMALIGFAARDASEKHLAETGTLNGLLLEWLTAAFDIRLLNAEAATLARFEAAADSLRARTMAVLRVAFLSSTVLELFAALGIALAAVYVGFSLLGTFSFGTYGTPLSVTGGIFILLLVPDFFLPMRELAAAWHDRAAALAVAGEVAALERGTAHTILGTGEKQPPLGGAPAIRAEGMGLSMSAGRHIRFPDFVVEPGDKVALTGGSGAGKSTLLYLLAGLAKPDHGALTIAGRPLDDDTADAWRARIGYVGQHPHLLNASVRANLALAETHADPGRLSAALDKAQASDVVAGLPRGADTRLGENGAGVSGGEARRLMIARAIYANADVIIADEPTADLDALTAARITDALLAAAELGATLIVATHDPALIARMDREIRLEARS, via the coding sequence ATGCCCCGCCATTCCTCCGATGATCCGGCCAGACGCGCCCTCGATGCGCTGGAAAAGAAAAGCCGCAGGCCAATCCTCGCCGCGGCAGCCCTTGCCAGCGCCGCCTCGCTTCTCTGGATCGTCCAGGCCTATGTTGCGGCCGATCTGATAGGGGCGCTGGTGGCCGGCACGGCGACGGTTGAGAAGGCGGTCTTCGCTGCCGGTTTGTTTGTCGGTTTCGGCCTGTTGCGGCATGGCGGCCAAGCCCATGCGGCGCGCCGGGCATTTCGCGCCGCCCAGATGGTTGTGGCGGATGAGCGGCGGCGGATCGTCGAGCGGGAGAGCCTTGTCTCGCCGCTCGCCTCCAACCGCCAATCCTCCGCGGCACTGGCGACGCTGGTCGGCAACAAGCTCGAACTTCTCATCCTGTGGATGGCGCGCTACCGCGTCGCCGCCATCAAGGTGGCCGTCGTCCCGCTCGTCATTCTCGCGGCCGCGCTCTTCTGGTCCTGGGCGGCCGCGCTGATCCTCTTGATGTCGGGGCCGCTGATCCCGCTGTTCATGGCGCTGATCGGCTTTGCGGCGCGGGACGCGAGCGAGAAGCATCTCGCCGAGACCGGCACGCTCAATGGCCTGCTGCTGGAATGGTTGACCGCCGCCTTCGATATCCGGCTGTTGAATGCTGAAGCCGCGACGCTCGCGCGCTTCGAGGCGGCGGCTGACAGCCTGAGGGCCCGCACGATGGCAGTACTCAGGGTCGCGTTTCTCTCCTCCACCGTTCTCGAACTCTTCGCCGCCCTCGGCATTGCGCTTGCCGCCGTTTATGTCGGCTTCAGCCTGCTCGGCACGTTTTCCTTCGGCACCTACGGCACCCCGCTCTCGGTCACCGGCGGCATCTTCATCCTGCTGCTGGTGCCGGATTTCTTCCTGCCCATGCGCGAGCTGGCGGCGGCCTGGCACGACCGCGCGGCCGCTCTGGCGGTGGCGGGCGAAGTGGCGGCGCTGGAGCGGGGGACGGCTCACACCATTCTCGGCACTGGTGAAAAGCAGCCGCCGCTTGGCGGTGCGCCTGCCATCCGTGCGGAGGGTATGGGTCTGTCGATGAGCGCCGGCCGGCACATTCGCTTTCCGGATTTCGTTGTCGAACCCGGCGACAAGGTCGCGCTGACCGGCGGCAGCGGCGCCGGCAAGAGCACGCTGCTCTATCTTCTCGCCGGACTGGCAAAACCGGATCACGGCGCATTGACGATTGCCGGCCGGCCGCTCGATGACGATACCGCCGATGCCTGGCGCGCCCGCATCGGCTATGTCGGCCAGCATCCCCATCTCCTGAATGCCAGCGTCCGAGCCAATCTGGCGCTTGCCGAAACGCATGCGGATCCCGGCCGCCTTTCGGCCGCTCTGGACAAGGCGCAGGCGTCGGATGTGGTCGCCGGCCTGCCGCGCGGCGCCGACACCCGGCTTGGCGAGAACGGTGCCGGTGTGTCCGGCGGCGAGGCCCGGCGGCTGATGATCGCCCGCGCGATCTATGCCAATGCCGACGTCATTATCGCCGACGAGCCGACGGCGGATCTCGATGCGCTGACCGCAGCCCGCATCACAGATGCCCTGCTCGCCGCCGCCGAGTTGGGGGCAACCCTGATCGTCGCCACCCACGACCCGGCGCTGATTGCCCGCATGGATCGCGAAATCCGGCTGGAGGCACGCTCATGA